Genomic window (Drosophila ananassae strain 14024-0371.13 chromosome 3L, ASM1763931v2, whole genome shotgun sequence):
GTATTGAATCTCGTGAGCTGTGTCcaaatgtattttaattaaatgcattCAATTGACAGCAAGGACTCTGGGTAGGGAGGGATAAGGACAAGGACTCACGGGAGCAGTCTCAAAAGCAATCCATGACCTCGCATTCCGCAATACGGAATATCACGAATGACAAGGTAATGTAATTAACTAAAGGTCGAAATAAGTTTAAAGGTTAGATATTTGGAATACATGGAATATATCCAAGTAATAATAACACATTACTGTCATTAAAActggaaataaaatataagaaaaccAAGCCATCACCTTGGCTCTGTGAGCTCTGAGCTCCAGGGACAGGTAAAAATAAGCTGAACATCAGGTGGAAGTAAATGAAAGAGCAGGCTGGAATGGAAGAAAAGTGAAACGCCAACATGAGCAGCTCATAAAAACTCAACAAGGCGAAATGTTTAGGTTTAAGTGGGCGTCTCTTCTCTACCAGCGGTGTGGGAGTGACAGTGGTGGCAGGGTAGTGAGTGGGTTTTGGTGGCATAAAGTCGCCTGCATGCCGTGGCATGCCTCGCCTGCATTTAGCTAATCCACAAGTTTAGCACAACAAAGGCAAAAGGCAACGAAGGCACAACTCAAGGTCCTTGCGACGAGGACTACAAGTGGAAATCATGGGGCCATAAGGAGGCGGTGGATGTAGAACGACGACTACTTGACAGTCTTGGCCTGGCTTTGTTTCAACGGCCCCagtactcctcctcctcctccttccaGTTAGTTGCATATTTTGCGGCGCTCTGTGGCGCATCTTAAATTtttgttctattttttttatttgtttcgtGAATGTATGTAGAAGTGAGTGTGTGTCGTGGGAGAGTCGAGGAGTCTGGTCCTCTGACCTGCTAGCATATGTAAATTGATGGCTTTGTTTGTCTTTCGGGCTGAGCTTCAAATTCGTAAATCCGTTGAAAAtcctttttaacttttaatgaTGGGGCTGCTTCGCTTCCTTGCTCGCCTTTACTTTCCTTTACTTTTGCCTCCTCCAAAGTGGGCCAATGTTTTCCCATGGGATTTGCGTAAAGTATCTGCTAAAAGCTTTCCCCATTCTGTTTGCCAGCCACCGTTTTCTGTgttatttggccaaaaaggcaGCGCTAACCGCATCGTCCTGCCTTCGCCTTATCCTTCTGCCGCCCCCCCATCCTTTTTAGCCAGAAGTCAACAtcattttcgttttcatcAATTTGGTTCGAAGGgaggaaaatgggaaatggaaaatgtggaaatggaaaatggagcAGCCAAACAAAATCCAGAGCGAAGGCTCTGATAACTTGGGGAATTCTTAGCTtggtttttcattaatttgttGTGTTAGTTGGACCACTTAGGAAAAGTTTTTGGAAACTAGAGGAATTTGAACTTGTGACATCCCAGCGTTATCCTTCGTAGAAGTTCCTAATCCTCAGACTTGAAAGCTTCCAATTTGAGGTCTAAACTATGTCGAAGCAAAGTCATAAAGTTGAATTATTtctttcaattaattttcttGGCTAAACCGCACTCAACTTTAGTTGATTTGTTATTACACCTTTGTGGCACTCCGACTCGgaggaaataaatttttaattagctTCGTTACTGCTAGGGCGccagtttgaaattggaattGGTAGCTTAGTTTATATTGTAGATACATACATTTTATTATCTGGGAAAGACAAATGCTAGCAATTATTTGGGCATATAAGCCAGGGGTGGAAATGGCATCCTACTCTGTTTCCGGCTACACAAGGACACTCACATATGTATAAGGAATCTGAAGCACGTGCGCAAATTATCTTCAAGGCGAGATCCTGAATAAAATAACAGCTGCAAACAGACACGCATAAACaaatgacgatgatgatggcAACACTTTGCTTTCGGTATCCAATAGGTAGCCCATCCTCTACAGTGTACATCCCATCCAGACTAAACTCATTAATTATCTAGGAGCCTGTGGAGAGAGGCAGAGTGAAACAGGATGCAGGATAGTGCCCTGGCCATGAATACGAACGGCATTGGGTTTGTAATCAACTTTGCCAATGAACATAAAATATGCTTTATGTGCCTTTCGATTGTTCGTCCTTAATGATGGGCCAACTTAGCACAAATGATTTGCCATCAATAGCTCCGGTTATTAATGAAGGGGAAACAATTCTGGGACTGAGGCCTGAAACTATCCAATAACTTGGTTAATTTTCTTTGCCTTCCATTTCCATGCTACAAAATGGaatttttgaaatgaaaattgCCAGGATATTTGTGGTATTGAGGGAATTAAATCTAAGAGGCActtagtaattaaattaatcgTATCAAGTAGAAAGAAAACAAGTTAGTGGGCTGAGTAATAACTTTCCATTCATCCAAAAAATGTCGGGTTACAAGGTAGCCCTTGCCTGTCTAAAATGTGGAAATATCATAAGTTACAAGTCCTGCAAAGTGGGGGAGACTCATTACGATGTCCTCTTAACCACCACCTACAACTTGCACCTGGAGGACAAGATCCGGATAACGAATGGCGAAAAGTTCCAGAACGTATTCTGTTCGAAGTGCGGCATGGAGCTGGGCCTCTTTTGTTTGGAAAGTGATTTGAATCAACAGCTGAAAGGAGTCACGCTGCTGCAGAAGGCCCTGCTCGTTGTTTATGATTCGTATGAGGTGCCGTTCGAGTTGCCTTGAACCCTTGAATAAAGTCAACACGACGGGATTAACAATTTAAGTGTCCTGGCTAACTTTTTGACAAGGCTGGCATGTCTGCAGTTGACACGGCGACCCTCAAACCTCCACCGATTGACACATATTATATGTTTTTTGACATTTACACGAACTTGTCACTTTGGTATGTTGGCTGGCAGGGCGTTAAAATCATTCGCCTGACTTGCCGACTGTTCGGGGCATTAATCAAAATCAAACCACGCGTATTTGTTGCCAATGGATTCCGCCAGGCTTAAGGATTCCAAACAAAAAACGTGCCAGACGACATGCGTCAGTCTGAGGAGGAGCTACAGTCTAAAGGCTACAGGCCATTTTTTTCGACTCTGTGCCAGGCACGtaaaaaagccaaaataatTTGCACTCTGTGACAGTTTGGGCGCCAGTTGGGGGGCTCCTGCCTGCACATCCTGCCTGTCACGGGAGGCGACGGAAATTAAAGCACTGCCAGCTGTCTTCAAGTCGGTGGCTTTGGCTTAGCTCTCAGCTCTCAGTGGCTTGGCGGCAGAAGGcattttaatgattttaattAACTGCATGTTTGCCTGTAATTACAACGGCAACAATGCAATTACGTTACATGTACAGCTCACAATGGCTATAAACAACGGCGCCAGGTCAGAGGGCAAGGCCAGCTGGCCGCCTGGCTTGTGTCCTCCCGCTCCCAGTCCTCCCTACTTTGGGGCACACCTCGGATGACAGAATAATTACAGGCAGAGCTTCCATGCCAAGCGCTCCTCCTCAGTGGGAGTCTGTTCCTGGACAGAAACAAACAGACTAGAGCATCTAATGGAGATCAGGGGTGTCCTTAAACAGGGGCTATCCGTCAgattacaaaaataataatttccaaagaacTATTCTTAAAGTCATGAAAAATATCGTCCTGAAATAGCCCATTGTGGCCGACAATAAACCCTTTTGTGTGACGCCCTTGGCCTTGGCACTTATTACTAATACGACATGTGGCCCTCGGCAAGGTACAAGTGTAATTATAGCCAGCAAATGTCCTGTCGCTGTCCCTGAGTGTCACCGATGCCACCGGACAGAACTTGTTGCTTGTTTCCCTGCCCCAAGGAGGGTCTAGAGGGTGGCTATATTCACTGTCGACTCTATTGTGTGTTCAGTGACCGTAAATATCAAGTAATTTTCTGCAATTTTTCTACGCTACCAATTGATTTATGGCTTGCTGCCGTTATGGCCTCCCATCTTTTCTGGGTGCCACCCACTTTGCTTTGTTTGTGAAACAAAAGGCAAGCCAAGTGTGCGTTGTTCTTCCAATAACAACAACCATACGAAAAGCAATAGCAACACcaataacaacaacataaACAACAATTACAACAATGAAGGCAACATCAGCAGTAGCGGCAGCGGCAAAGGACTTGTATGCATGTTGAGCCTGCGGCTGTCAAGTGGTAGCCATTCGCTATCCGCTATAGTTAcaccgaaaaaaataaatattcttcTTAATTACTGTTTATTGCTaaaaaaatccaaatccaatccaaaaaaaacactttttaaaGTGCTTtacccttaaaaaaaaaattatacggAAATGCCGATGAAACATAGGTAACATTGGTTCTTACTTTCCTACTTTTTGGTCCTATTATCTTAATAATAAGGTCTTAAATTTCTAATGAAAAATCcgtaaaatataatttaaaatatttattttttgtgaattaggaaattctttaaaaaaataaaaagcatagTCACtttattcaattatttatttatgctcTAAAGTTGATTTTTTCACAtagcattttatattattgacAGTTTCAAGCCCCAGTAAATAAAAGTACTTAAATCTAAAATATTAGTagttttaaattcaaatttagcTTTTCCAACTCAATATTATGAAACTGGAGTATGGGAAAAAATGATAGccaaataaaaagaataaatatttaaatttaaagtgTTTTAAGTTTCTTCCATTGTATGCAGAAATGCCATTGTGTCGCCTGTCGCTTGTCGCTTTTGCCAGAAAAGGCATTAGGGCTTGTCAACGAACAACCACCAGCCCCGCCTACCACGCCTTCTCCTCCTGCCCCGCCCACCGGCTGCACTCGAAAAACGCTCGGCATGGGGCGTGGCCATTTGGGCCGCTTAACAAGAAAATTCGTTTAGTAAATTTCATTTACATTTCTGTGTCGAACAGCAATAAGGGCACAGCACAGACTGTATGCGACTAAATATAAAGATTAAACAAGCGAAAATAATTTGCCTTTGGTGGTGGAGCCAACACAGTTGAGTTTTTTTACGCAGTAACCCCAGTCCCAGCTTGCTATTAAGTTCTTTGTGGCTTAATAAGGCATTGCGttactcatacgccacgtGGTGCACAGCGAGTTCCTCGTAATGCGATTCCAATGGGAAGAGTGCTTGTGGTGCTCGGTGCCCGGAGGGGGTGTCAACTATTTATGCATATACATTGTACACTGTACAGTGTATACTTCATAATACATACCCATTCCCCACTCTCTGTTTCGTATGCAAATGGagtaatttgatttttttcccgGACCTTGGCTCTCGGGACTGGGAAAATATATGGAGGGGTTCCTAATGGGTTGTCAAGTGCAGGCCGAGCTTAGCTAATCAATCGATACTTTCATAGCTAAAGTGAAGGAATAAAAAGCAATGGTAATTGAAAAGATACTTTGATAAGAACTTAATTACTTACTGAGGCTAATAActaaatttattaaacatCAGGCCTATTTATGGAAACAACATTTTTGTCTATTTTAttgattatttatttcatcATTTTATTCATagctttaataaatatatggaAAGTATAGTTTTTTATAACTGGTTATTTTTCTTTCCTCTTcaaaaaccttaaaaaaaaCAGACCATAAGTAGTTTGGAAACACAAAAATCCAACCTAAAGccccaaattaatttttgtgcatcttGGCCTGGGATTGCAGCTGGGTACTTGGCAACCCTGGCCTTTATGCCCTTTGACAGCAGATCATGTAACATGTTTATGGCCATCCAGCCAACTGCAGCCATATTTTCATCTCATTTCAGCCATCCTGCCAGAGCCTGGCAGCAATATCCTGGCACTAACAAGCGCAGTTCTATCTATCTCCATCTCCCTATTTGGGATGCTGCTCTGGTTGGTACGTAATTTCAAACCCAGCCACTGACCGCCCCCCGCGGATGACCCAGGAGCGTGGGAGGCAAGAGGATGTACGCTGGGTAACCGCTAGAAAATGCGTCCTGTCGACCTTTCCATTCCAGCCTGGCTCTAGGCTCAGTGTCCGCGGAGCAGggcattaaaatgcaactacAGTCGTTGATGAAAAAGGAGAGAACGCGGGGCAGCAGGACCCGGCAGGGTAGCAAggattttttggattttacaGGATTTTATTTATGACCGTGGCTCTCCCAACGGAGCACACATGCAACCCTACCTTGGAGATTTACGACTGGAGTCTTATTAAGCATAAATTAGGATCTGTCTACGTTCGTTTTTTGCCGGCAATTTCCTTTCGCTTTCGAGGCAACATGAAATCAAATTTAGTCACTTTGAAGTCACTCAGCTTAATCGCATTTACGGCAATCAAATGTAAACACGTCATCTGAATAAATCCTGCCACATTCGGGGCATGACTTTTGTCTAAGCTTTCCGCCGGCTGATCAGTGGCAACAAGTTTAACAAAATGAGTGGAATTTTCACGCTTCGTCGCCAATAAACAGAAAGGTCCTTCCGATCGGAAGACCTAAGGGCGGCCCAACTCCTCCTTTCAAAAACAACATGTGAACCAATAATGTATGCAAATCCAATTTAGCGCTCCATACGCTTTATTAGATGCCAAAAGTTGACACGCGCCCTTCCATGCCTTTGAAGGATACACATGTATGGTACATTATATTGACAAACTGAGTGAATGACTGACTGACGGGAATGACTGACTGAGCAGTTAACCACTGTAATTTCATTTAGTGGGCGAGCCGAATTTGTCACCCACTTGTGGCCAGGTGGACCCGAAGCCCattcagccacaaaagtcgATCGATTCTCGGTTGGATTAGGAGGGACTGATTCCTTCGGCCCGTTTATCCATTGAAATCCtacaattaatcaaaaaaggCCTGGAAATTCTAGTTTAACGCAACTTTGCGAAACTTCTTTCAGTAAGGattacattttgaaggggacccattagaaaatttgaagaaaaattgaaaaaatattttgtttctagattttgaagCAGAataatggagaatcgatccataAATCGTtgaaggtattccgctcaagaatcgggtggaaattgaccaagatatagccttcgcagggggTCGAATGGGGGTTTCCACGCGgattccacattttgaagggggtccatcagaaaatttgaagaaaaattgaaaaaatatttcgttctcagattttgatgcagaatgatggagaatcgatccacaaatcgtttgaggtactccgctcaagaatcgggtggaaattatatagccaagatatagccttcgcagggggTCGAATGGGGGTTTCTATGCGGTtcccacattttgaaggggacccatcagaaaatttgaagaaaagttgaaaaaatatttcgttctcagattttgatgcagactgatagggaatcgatccacaaatcgtttaaggtattccgctcaagaatcgggtggatattggccaagatatagccttcgcagggggTCGAATGGGGGTTTCCATGCGGTTCCCACATTTTGAAGAGAcccatcagaaaatttgaagaaaaattgaaaaaaaatttcgttctcagattttgatgcaggatgatggagaatcgatccacaaatcgtttaaggtattccgctcaagaatcgggtggaaatcggccaagatatagccttcgcagggggTCGAATGGGGGTTTCCATGCGGTtcccacattttgaagggggtccatcagaaaatttgaagaaaaattgaaaaaatatttcgttctcagattttgatgcagaatgttggagaatcgatccacaaatcgtttaaggtattccgctcaagaatcgggtggaaattaGCCAAGGTtcccacattttgaaggggacccatcagaaaatttgaggaaaaattgaaaaaatatttcgttctcagattttgatgcagactgatagggaatcgatccacaaatcgtttaaggtattccgctcaagaatcgggtggatattggccaagatatagccttcgcagggggTCGAATGGGGGTTTCCATGCGGTTCCCACATaagaaaatttgaagaaaaatttaaaaaatatttcgttctcagattttgatgcagaatgatggagaatcgatccacaaatcgtttgaggtattccgctcaagaatcgggtgcaaattgaccaagatatagccttcgcagggggTCGAATGGGGGTTTCTATGCGGTtcccacattttgaaggggacccatcagaaaatttgaagaaaagttgaaaaaatatttcgttctcagattttgatgcagactGATAGGGAATCCATTCACAAATCGtgtaaggtattccgctcaagaatcgggtggaaattggccaagatatagccttggGAGGGGGTCGAATGGGGGTTTCCAAGCGGTTTCCGCAATTTTAAGaggattttaaaatatattttactatTAAATCTAGGAAAAAGTGCTTGgtgatttaaattttctgcTGTTTTTATTGTCGATTCTAGTTAATTTCTTGTGTGTGCTCGTGCCGCATATTTGATTGGATGTcgtatgtatttttaattcaattaactTTTGATGGCAGGCCGTAATAAATTGCCATTTCAATTGAATGCTTTTTCATGCAAATCCCACAAAGATTCCAACTAATTTCGGGTGGATCCTTCTTCCTTTTCGGCCTCAATGCAAATTTTGGTCGGGCATCAGTCAATCAGGCTGATCCCTCCACAATCTGCTTATTATAATGCCAGCCTACTGAAATCGCCATCCATCATACGGCCTATAGCTTATGGGAGGTCCTGTGTAGGATGATTTGATATATGAATGGCTGAGTAGTTGCCAGGCAGCGACTGGGAAACCAATTTCTCTGTTTACTTATGCATGGGCCACACAATGAGGAAAAAGATCCAGCCAGTGCCTGTAACAGTCCCATACCCAGCGAATATCCTACGTGTCCTGCAGGTGCAGCAGGAGTAGGAACAATAACAAGGGGGCAGAGTCGAATAAACTTTACTCTGATGCCTCTCTGATGATGATGTACGACTGAAAAGGGGGTAAAGGGGGTGGAGTGGCAAGTAAGGGGTGAgggtagtggtggtggtgatgatGAGAACGAGGGGGAGTAAGAGCTGAGGGCGAACAAAGATGGGAATACAGCCTTGGGCCGGCATTATCATTCAACCCATATCCACAAACACACAAGGCATGTGACAGTGTTGTATCTGCTTGTCAGAACACTGAGAGAAAGTATACCTTCTCATAATAATTTagaattattaatattaagcTTAAATCTAATAATAACATTTACTAATAATAATCGTAAAGTatccttaaatatttttaaaaccaataTAAACAACTCCATACATTTTCTTTGTGTGTAAGAGTGCGACTGCTCCTGTTTGCCCCCCACACGCCTCCACACTGGCGCCCCCTGTCTCTGGCGTTGTGCAAAATCCAAACTAATAATGACATTTTGCGAATTATTCCACATCGCAGCCTGCTTGACACACTGACACTGAACCAGTAGCAAGCGGCAATAAAAGCGAAATGAGAAAAGAGAAGACAGAGACGGCCAAAGGACCAACCAGTATCCTTGGGGGAGGGATGGTGATGAAGAGGGAGAAGATAAGGCTGCAACAGGAGCCACGTCGGTGGTAGTGTAAAATTTATTTGCTGCCAGGACCCGTCACGTTTGGGCCTTATATGCACGAGAATGTAAGGATGTGTGAGTTTGTGTGTGTTAGCCATAAAATTTCTCATTCAAAAGGAGTTCACAGCCAGCTCAAAAAGGAGGAATCATAAAGCAGGAACGACTTCTACAAAACAAACAGGAACTTGCATAAATATTCCAAGAAATTCAGTTATCAGGATAACAGATAGGGTATCCTTTGGGGCGAAACACAACCTACACTCTAAGACCTCCATGGCGGGTAGCTCTTTCCTTACAAAGTCGTcggcaaaaatgaaaatgttgcCCGGCTATATTCCCGCTTTTTTCATTGAATTTATTATCCTGCTGATTGCGTAACATTTATTCATGTCAATTAGCCTTGGCAGCAAATGCAAAAATGCTGTTGATGCACTTGTCCTCCGGTtgtttgccaattttcatctcTTTCATATtgctgttttctgtttttgtcaTTCATTGTTAGCCGGACATTaatttgcaaaatatttctaaatttCAGAAATGGATGGATATTGGAAAAGGACTAATATGTAATCTATGCCCttgcatttttaattgaaaggaCATGGCAAGGTAAACATGAAAATGCACTTTCTACAATCCTTTTCAAAAAGGATCCAAAGCCATAtcgatggaaaattgaaacaCTTGTCAACACTTTGTATATCCTGTCGAGCTGAGCTCACAGCTAGCGAGtcctttattttaatttagctTCTCCAACTAATGGATTCGGGCTTACGTAACGCCAACACTTTGGCCATAATGCGGCACTGGGCCAGCCCAACTCCATCTCCTCCTCCTTTCGTTCTAAACTATTCCGCACCCCGGGTGCTTGGCGCTTGGTGCTATATTGTGCTGCAAAAGACTTAATTTGCATTAACAGCAACACTGTGCACGTACGCAACACTATATATTTAgatatacgtatatatatagtaaGGATAGGGGGTTTGGTTCACTTTTACCGGAACCTATTGTAATACGTGCAGCTAGAGAATTAGTCGAACAGGGCCAGAATGGGAGGGGAGGATCGACCAGAGTCAGACctaaatatatacaaacaTAGTCGTATATAAATTAAGTATACGCAGTGTTGGCCCCTCGCGCCTTGTGTCTCATTTCTCGATGGCCCATTCTTTCTGGGTGGAAACTGGCAACTGAGCCAAAGTCTCTAATGACCACTTTGAGGGTTTTAAAATGGGCGACAGTCAGGCAGCGGCCACATAAATAACACGAAAGAACGTCAGGATAGTAGCTACATTCTCCTGCTACTGTTTTCCTGTCCCTGCTGCGGCCAGAATGAAATTAACTTATTCATTAGCAAATGGCAGCCCGGGGGCCCGTCGTCTTATACatcaaaatatatgtatgtaaattcatgcacatacatacatagataGTTACATAGTTACATAGGGATATGTATGCAAATGTTTATATGTACTATATAAGCTGTTTGCAACACTTTTCAAAGGCGCTAAATGTCAGACACTTGGCATACCTTGGTCTGCCCCAAGGTGTCTTTTATGCTGGCATACccggcgtatacttaatataaGCAGTATGagaggatttttatttttaagtttaataaTATTCATTAAATAAGTATATAACTAGCACTTAAACATTTTAATCGTACATCATGTCCTTTTAGAGACTGTTTTCTTAACTATATTAGGGATTAAGtgttttaatatccttaaacCGTATTATTGTTAGATGTACTGGGTACTCTCTTGGTTTATAAACTCTGGTCATTTCCTCAACAACCTTCGGCAAagttttctttcttgtttttaattaaaaaacattttcattgCAAGGTGCAAAATGGCTGGCAAATTGCATAGAGAACACAAGCCAGGCACCGCTGGCAGG
Coding sequences:
- the LOC6495676 gene encoding uncharacterized protein LOC6495676, with translation MSGYKVALACLKCGNIISYKSCKVGETHYDVLLTTTYNLHLEDKIRITNGEKFQNVFCSKCGMELGLFCLESDLNQQLKGVTLLQKALLVVYDSYEVPFELP